GAGGAATAACAAGTTTAATGAGAAAGAAATTTGAATGAGAAAACTTACTGCAGCTACACTATGTTTTATATTTGTTAGCAGCGCATTCGCCGCTCGCGTGGGTCCTTGGGACCTGGATACGCTGTATGAGGTCCCCGAATGGGAGGAAACAGAGAAAGCGGCACAGGAAGGAATGACCGGTGTCCTTTACGAATCCATTCCGGTGAATGGAAATCGCGTGCAAGTATTTGCCTACTACAGCTCGCCGATTGGGAAGGCTCCAGAAGGTGGATGGCCTGCTGTAGTGTGTGTGCACGGTGGCGGTGGAACAGCTTTTAACGAATGGGTAGCCAAATGGAATGATCATGGATACGCCGCGTTCAGTATGGATCTGGAAGGGCATTATCCAATTCGTGAAAAGGGGGAAGCGCGGGGTACACGTTTATCAACCGAAAATCCGGGCCTCAGTCGTGTCGGTATTTTCGGTGACTATGAGAGCCCTATAGAGCAGCAATGGTATTATCATGCGGTAGCGCAAGTGATACTGGCTCATTCGCTGATTCGTTCCTTTCCCGAAGTTAACAAGGACAAAATTGGCATCACTGGAATCAGTTGGGGAGGAACACTCACGAGCACGATCATGGGTGTAGATAACCGATACAAATTTGCGATTCCCGTTTATGGTTGTGGATTCTTGCCGGATTCCGATGGAAATCAGGGTGTAGCGATCAAGCCCGGGAAATACACGGAAGTCGTAAACCAGTATTTTGATGGATCTGCCTATTTTCAAAATGTCAAGATACCCACACTCTGGGTGAATGGGACCAACGACACCCACTTCCCTATGCCCTCTACTCAGAAGTCAGCGCGGGCTGTTCAAGGCCCAGCGACATTACGTTATGAATTAAGAATGAAGCACGGGCACGGACCCGGATGGGAGCCGGAGGAAATTTATGCCTACGCTGATAGCATAGTGAAACAAGAGGCTCCGTTC
The sequence above is a segment of the Verrucomicrobiota bacterium genome. Coding sequences within it:
- a CDS encoding prolyl oligopeptidase family serine peptidase produces the protein MRKLTAATLCFIFVSSAFAARVGPWDLDTLYEVPEWEETEKAAQEGMTGVLYESIPVNGNRVQVFAYYSSPIGKAPEGGWPAVVCVHGGGGTAFNEWVAKWNDHGYAAFSMDLEGHYPIREKGEARGTRLSTENPGLSRVGIFGDYESPIEQQWYYHAVAQVILAHSLIRSFPEVNKDKIGITGISWGGTLTSTIMGVDNRYKFAIPVYGCGFLPDSDGNQGVAIKPGKYTEVVNQYFDGSAYFQNVKIPTLWVNGTNDTHFPMPSTQKSARAVQGPATLRYELRMKHGHGPGWEPEEIYAYADSIVKQEAPFILFGKPEIGGKRASVSYTSTVNVAEAKFYYTLDSSAWPERLWEEAPATLSGSKMTASVPKGVTVLYFSATDERGLMVSSEFVLTE